Proteins encoded by one window of Acidimicrobiales bacterium:
- a CDS encoding HAD-IA family hydrolase, producing QRLGLADRFPVVCSAQHEPYGKPHPAVFLSAAAQLGVAPTRCLVVEDSVHGMVAALSARMHCVVVPDPERSNPRFAAADHVLDSLEGFPALLEEHYLA from the coding sequence GCAGCGGCTCGGCCTGGCCGACCGGTTCCCGGTGGTGTGCTCGGCCCAGCACGAGCCCTACGGCAAGCCGCACCCGGCCGTGTTCCTGAGCGCCGCGGCGCAACTCGGCGTGGCGCCCACCCGCTGCCTGGTGGTGGAGGACTCGGTGCACGGCATGGTGGCGGCGCTGTCGGCCCGGATGCACTGCGTCGTGGTGCCCGACCCCGAACGGTCGAACCCCCGCTTCGCCGCGGCCGACCACGTGCTCGACTCGCTGGAGGGGTTCCCCGCCCTCCTGGAGGAGCATTACTTGGCGTAA
- a CDS encoding PQQ-binding-like beta-propeller repeat protein, translating to MTLDRRLESIAATAALALAVTGCWPAPGQGPDRAAFNPFESTLTAANVASLAEAWSAPLDGPMFQPFTNPGGEIVVGHGGVYVGDRKGLYRFDVADGARAWKRTVPAFPVGHDPEIAQPIVVGDRLLVGYGSVGAFPDVAPDWRSWWLDPATGATLADGPGGGAPMAVRGSQAVLDLATCIEPRICSGRSTVVDLDSGGTLSTAAIGVHVGNYQPSTLGRERLYHTGIDLQAVSSRVQAFPLVAPGEAAPLWSQVIEPQTGATAPVLSADESTLFVGTGYGGTGHTIYALDTATGAIEWTADVGAGVAAAPALADGLLYVPTTDGHLVVVDGDGCGAATCAPLWSAAAGSNIGQQPAVAGGVVYTGSSDGTVHAFAAAGCGAATCAPLWSAATGAPVVSGPVVSGGRLYVVSATDFASGRLVAYGLT from the coding sequence ATGACACTCGACCGTCGGCTGGAGTCGATCGCGGCCACGGCCGCCCTGGCGCTGGCGGTGACCGGCTGCTGGCCGGCACCGGGGCAGGGGCCCGACCGCGCCGCCTTCAACCCGTTCGAGTCGACCCTCACGGCAGCGAACGTGGCGTCGCTCGCCGAGGCCTGGTCGGCGCCACTGGACGGCCCGATGTTCCAGCCCTTCACCAACCCCGGCGGCGAGATCGTGGTCGGCCACGGTGGCGTCTACGTCGGCGACCGCAAGGGCCTCTACCGCTTCGACGTGGCCGACGGCGCCCGGGCCTGGAAGCGGACCGTGCCCGCCTTCCCGGTCGGGCACGATCCCGAGATCGCCCAGCCGATCGTGGTCGGCGACCGGCTGCTGGTCGGCTACGGCTCGGTCGGCGCCTTCCCCGACGTGGCCCCGGACTGGCGCAGCTGGTGGCTCGACCCCGCGACCGGCGCCACCCTCGCCGACGGCCCCGGCGGTGGAGCCCCGATGGCGGTCCGAGGGTCGCAGGCGGTGCTCGACCTCGCCACCTGCATCGAGCCCCGCATCTGCAGTGGCCGCTCCACGGTGGTCGACCTCGACTCCGGCGGGACGCTGTCGACTGCGGCGATAGGCGTGCACGTGGGCAACTACCAGCCGAGCACGCTGGGCCGCGAGCGCCTCTACCACACCGGCATCGACCTGCAGGCCGTCAGCTCGCGGGTGCAGGCGTTCCCGCTGGTCGCGCCCGGTGAGGCCGCGCCACTGTGGAGCCAGGTGATCGAGCCCCAGACGGGAGCGACCGCGCCGGTGCTCAGCGCCGACGAGTCCACCCTGTTCGTCGGCACCGGGTACGGCGGGACGGGCCACACGATCTACGCCCTCGACACCGCCACCGGGGCGATCGAGTGGACCGCCGATGTCGGCGCCGGCGTGGCCGCCGCGCCCGCGCTCGCCGACGGCCTGCTGTACGTGCCGACCACGGACGGCCACCTCGTGGTCGTCGACGGCGACGGCTGTGGGGCCGCCACCTGCGCGCCGCTGTGGTCGGCGGCGGCGGGCAGCAACATCGGGCAGCAGCCGGCCGTCGCCGGCGGCGTGGTCTACACGGGCTCGTCGGACGGGACGGTGCACGCCTTCGCCGCCGCCGGCTGCGGCGCCGCCACCTGCGCGCCGCTGTGGTCGGCGGCGACCGGCGCCCCCGTCGTCAGCGGCCCGGTCGTGTCCGGTGGCCGCCTCTACGTCGTCAGCGCCACCGACTTCGCCTCCGGCCGCCTCGTCGCCTACGGCCTCACGTGA
- a CDS encoding DUF3097 family protein yields the protein MAGDGILSGPIDLDGGRRKPPSYRSVEGHAGLVVRHRATGVDGTVVRFEHGGVTVVDRHSGARRLLRADPGGFLVDGERVTLVPPTITPVRSPRQRTASGSRAVTGHKARVARASRILVEGVHDAELVEKVWGDDLRVEGVVVERLDGMDDLAKVVADFGPGPERRLGVLLDHLVDGSKETRVAASVDSPYVLVRGTPYVDVWEAVRPRVAGIEAWPVVPRGEQWKEGVLARLGVDRTTGAYWRTLLGRVSSYADLEPSLVGAVEELIDFVT from the coding sequence ATGGCAGGCGACGGCATTCTCTCCGGACCCATCGATCTGGACGGCGGGCGGCGCAAGCCACCGTCGTACCGCAGCGTGGAGGGCCACGCCGGGCTGGTGGTACGCCACCGGGCCACCGGCGTCGACGGCACCGTGGTGCGCTTCGAGCACGGCGGGGTGACCGTGGTCGACCGCCACTCGGGCGCCCGCCGGTTACTGCGGGCCGATCCGGGCGGCTTCCTGGTCGACGGCGAGCGAGTCACGCTCGTGCCACCCACGATCACGCCGGTACGCAGCCCCCGCCAGCGGACCGCCTCCGGCTCGCGGGCGGTGACCGGCCACAAGGCCCGGGTGGCCCGCGCCAGCCGCATCCTGGTGGAGGGCGTGCACGACGCCGAGCTGGTGGAGAAGGTGTGGGGCGACGACCTGCGCGTCGAGGGCGTGGTGGTGGAGCGCCTCGACGGCATGGACGACCTGGCCAAGGTGGTCGCCGACTTCGGCCCGGGCCCCGAGCGGCGGTTGGGCGTGTTGCTCGACCACCTGGTCGACGGCTCCAAGGAGACCCGGGTGGCCGCGTCGGTCGACAGCCCGTACGTGCTGGTGCGGGGCACGCCGTACGTCGACGTGTGGGAGGCCGTGCGCCCGAGGGTGGCCGGCATCGAGGCGTGGCCGGTGGTGCCCCGGGGCGAGCAGTGGAAGGAAGGCGTGCTGGCCCGGCTGGGCGTCGACCGCACGACCGGCGCCTACTGGCGCACGCTGCTGGGCCGCGTGTCGTCCTACGCCGACCTCGAGCCGTCGCTCGTCGGCGCGGTCGAGGAGCTCATCGACTTCGTCACGTGA
- a CDS encoding ABC-F family ATP-binding cassette domain-containing protein, translating into MILVDADGLVASRPGKPLFDGVSVTVASGDRLAVVGLNGCGKSTLLGALAGSVTPEGGSVRRGRGTRVVVLDQAATLPPGTVRTAAGAGWESEAVLDRLGMGTLLDADVGALSGGQAKRVALARALVAVGESSELDLLILDEPTNHLDLDAIAWLEDRLAAFKGGLVLVTHDRHVLDRVTTRILELDRGAGYLHDGGYASYLAARAERAEREVVTEHKRRNLARSELAWLRRGAPARTRKPKADVASALAVVEGGPPPSARPEDLPLHQLTSTPRLGNTVVELHGVGDGYGDHLLFAGLDLSLDPRARLGVVGPNGSGKSTLLDVISGRREPVQGRVVHGSTVRIGYYDQRGAQLPLDQRVREVVAGPTRQPDWSDAALLERFWFESDTQWAPIGLLSGGERRRLQLVLVLRQAPNVLLLDEPTNDLDLDTLRAIEDLLESWPGALVVVSHDRAFLERTVEDVLVLDGHGRAGPIPGGYAAYESERRALHGRRGGSLSMATGRSEPKATLDRPDAAATATKARTPSTLRHLLRRADKAAATLRDRQEALEAELAGVGDDRVALARVGEELAELQAALETAEEEWMALAEEAEAAGVSY; encoded by the coding sequence GTGATCTTGGTCGACGCCGACGGTCTGGTCGCCAGCCGACCGGGCAAGCCCCTGTTCGACGGCGTGTCGGTGACCGTGGCGAGCGGCGACCGCCTGGCCGTCGTCGGCCTCAACGGCTGCGGCAAGTCGACCCTGCTGGGCGCCCTGGCCGGCAGCGTCACGCCCGAGGGCGGCAGCGTCCGCCGGGGCCGGGGCACCCGGGTGGTCGTGCTCGACCAGGCGGCGACGCTGCCGCCGGGCACGGTGCGGACCGCGGCCGGCGCCGGCTGGGAGTCGGAGGCCGTCCTCGACCGGCTGGGGATGGGCACCCTGCTCGACGCCGACGTCGGCGCGCTCTCCGGCGGCCAGGCCAAGCGGGTGGCGCTGGCCCGGGCCCTGGTGGCGGTGGGGGAGAGCAGCGAGTTGGACCTGTTGATCCTCGACGAGCCCACCAACCACCTCGACCTCGACGCCATCGCCTGGCTGGAGGACCGCCTGGCGGCGTTCAAGGGCGGCCTGGTGCTGGTCACCCACGACCGCCACGTGCTCGACCGGGTGACCACCCGCATCCTCGAGCTCGACCGGGGCGCCGGCTACCTCCACGACGGCGGCTACGCGTCGTACCTGGCGGCCCGGGCCGAGCGGGCGGAGCGGGAGGTGGTCACCGAGCACAAGCGCCGCAACCTCGCCCGCTCCGAGCTGGCGTGGCTGCGCCGGGGCGCGCCGGCCCGCACCCGCAAGCCCAAGGCCGACGTGGCCTCGGCCCTCGCCGTGGTGGAGGGTGGCCCGCCCCCGTCGGCCCGCCCCGAGGACCTGCCGCTCCACCAGCTCACGTCGACCCCTCGGCTGGGCAACACGGTGGTGGAGCTGCACGGGGTGGGCGACGGCTACGGCGACCACCTGCTGTTCGCCGGGCTCGACCTGTCGCTCGACCCGCGGGCGCGCCTCGGCGTCGTCGGCCCCAACGGCTCGGGCAAGTCGACCCTGCTCGACGTCATCTCGGGGCGCCGGGAGCCGGTGCAGGGCCGGGTCGTCCACGGCTCGACCGTGCGGATCGGCTACTACGACCAGCGGGGCGCCCAGCTGCCGCTCGACCAGCGGGTGCGCGAGGTCGTCGCCGGTCCGACCCGCCAGCCCGACTGGTCGGACGCGGCGCTGCTGGAGCGCTTCTGGTTCGAGTCCGACACGCAGTGGGCGCCGATCGGCCTGCTGTCGGGCGGCGAGCGGCGCCGGCTCCAGCTGGTGCTGGTCCTCCGTCAGGCGCCCAACGTCCTGCTGCTCGACGAGCCCACCAACGACCTCGACCTCGACACCCTCCGGGCGATCGAGGACCTGCTGGAGAGCTGGCCGGGGGCGCTGGTGGTGGTCAGCCACGACCGGGCGTTCCTGGAGCGCACGGTCGAGGACGTGCTGGTGCTCGACGGCCACGGCCGTGCCGGCCCCATCCCGGGTGGCTACGCGGCCTACGAGTCCGAGCGCCGCGCCCTCCACGGTCGCCGGGGCGGCTCGTTGTCGATGGCCACCGGTCGCTCCGAGCCGAAGGCCACGCTCGACCGACCCGACGCCGCGGCGACCGCCACGAAGGCCCGGACGCCCAGCACCCTGCGACACCTGCTGCGGCGGGCCGACAAGGCGGCGGCGACCCTGCGCGACCGCCAGGAGGCGTTGGAGGCCGAGCTGGCCGGCGTCGGCGACGACCGGGTCGCCCTGGCCCGGGTGGGCGAGGAGCTGGCGGAGCTGCAGGCGGCGCTGGAGACCGCCGAGGAGGAGTGGATGGCCCTCGCCGAGGAGGCCGAGGCCGCCGGCGTCAGCTACTGA
- a CDS encoding PGPGW domain-containing protein — translation MVLRTARRLGVLLVGAAIVVLGIILIPLPGPGGAIIVAGVAVWATEFAWAEWLLERVKRHAAKATGVALQRVTALQRYEFLRRFADRDHDGTSDVVDLLQPEPLERVGDDDEDEEVAS, via the coding sequence ATGGTGCTACGCACGGCGCGTCGTCTCGGGGTGCTCCTCGTGGGCGCGGCCATCGTCGTGCTGGGCATCATCCTCATCCCCTTGCCCGGGCCCGGCGGGGCGATCATCGTGGCGGGCGTGGCCGTGTGGGCCACCGAGTTCGCCTGGGCCGAGTGGCTGCTCGAGCGGGTCAAGCGGCACGCGGCGAAGGCGACCGGGGTGGCCCTCCAGCGGGTGACGGCCCTGCAGCGCTACGAGTTCCTGCGCCGCTTCGCCGACCGCGACCACGACGGCACGTCCGACGTGGTCGACCTGCTCCAGCCGGAGCCGCTCGAGCGTGTCGGCGACGACGACGAGGACGAGGAAGTCGCCAGCTAG
- a CDS encoding NifU family protein, with amino-acid sequence MLLTVTDTARDKILELLAQEDEPDDLGLRIEVTGVSGVDYTYDLTFDPIAEADVDAGDVVERLGELPVIVPKDSIDALRGATLDIPSTNGQQGLVLRNPNRPDPLSGEHVDLTGTPAEKVQQLLDGQINPALASHGGFAQLDRVEGETAYVTMGGGCQGCAVSAMTLREGITRSIVESIPEITEVKDLTDHDMGENPYYT; translated from the coding sequence ATGCTCCTGACCGTCACCGACACCGCTCGGGACAAGATCCTCGAACTGCTGGCCCAGGAAGACGAGCCCGACGACCTCGGCCTGCGCATCGAGGTCACCGGTGTGAGCGGCGTCGACTACACGTACGACCTCACCTTCGACCCGATCGCCGAAGCCGACGTCGATGCCGGCGACGTGGTCGAACGGCTGGGCGAGCTCCCGGTGATCGTGCCGAAGGACAGCATCGACGCGCTGCGCGGCGCCACCCTCGACATCCCCAGCACGAACGGCCAGCAGGGCCTGGTGCTGCGCAACCCCAACCGGCCCGACCCGCTGTCGGGTGAGCACGTCGACCTCACCGGTACCCCGGCCGAGAAGGTGCAGCAGCTGCTCGACGGCCAGATCAACCCGGCGCTCGCCTCGCACGGCGGCTTCGCCCAGCTCGACCGGGTCGAGGGCGAGACCGCCTACGTCACGATGGGCGGCGGCTGCCAGGGTTGCGCGGTGTCGGCGATGACCCTCCGGGAGGGCATCACCCGCTCGATCGTGGAGTCGATCCCCGAGATCACCGAGGTCAAGGACCTCACCGACCACGACATGGGCGAGAACCCGTACTACACGTGA
- the dxs gene encoding 1-deoxy-D-xylulose-5-phosphate synthase translates to MVLESINDPSDLRDLSYAQLDELAGEIRTHIVDAVSRTGGHLGSNLGVVELTLALHRVFDSPNDVLLWDTGHQAYVHKIVTGRKDDFASLRQTGGLSGYPSRAESPHDWIENSHASTIVSYAHGLAVANQVSGRDDRTIVAVVGDGSMTGGMAFEGLNNLGHSGARAVLVLNDNGRSYAPTVSKLSESLARIRVNPTYLRNRARLEKVLRDLPLVGELAERGFDGALAGLREMFEPPAFFEMLGVRYTGPFDGHDIAGLEKALANAAQYDGPIVVHVLTQKGRGYAPAENDPIKRLHDMSDAKPGSFTAAFTEAIVKEADHRPELVAITAAMPDSTGLLPFKDRFPDRFLDVGIAEQHAVTAAAGMAMGGLRPVVALYSTFLTRAFDQVNLDVGLHGQPVVFCIDRAGITGDDGASHHGVLDMVLCSKVPGMTIFAPSSYREIGVMLHDALELCVDGPAAIRWPKTMPVDDPTDDEHGSGLSARKVRSGHDLCILAVGKMLGAARDAARLLADDGIDASVWDVRVVKPLDEEMLADAAHHRLVITVEDGYRDGGVGATMADRVRELTDGVVATEVMGIPTTYIPQGKPDEILAGFGLDAAGIRDKARTRFLRPGPLPLVAPSGDGFTL, encoded by the coding sequence ATGGTCTTGGAATCCATCAATGACCCGTCCGACCTGAGGGACCTCAGCTACGCACAGCTCGACGAGCTGGCCGGCGAGATCCGCACGCACATCGTCGATGCCGTGTCGCGCACCGGCGGCCACCTCGGCTCGAACCTCGGCGTCGTCGAGCTGACCCTGGCGCTGCACCGGGTGTTCGACTCCCCCAACGACGTGCTCCTGTGGGATACGGGCCACCAGGCGTACGTCCACAAGATCGTCACCGGGCGCAAGGACGACTTCGCGTCGCTGCGCCAGACCGGCGGGCTGTCCGGCTACCCGTCGCGCGCCGAGTCGCCGCACGACTGGATCGAGAACAGCCACGCCTCCACGATCGTCAGCTACGCCCACGGGCTGGCCGTCGCCAACCAGGTGTCCGGGCGCGACGACCGCACGATCGTGGCCGTGGTGGGCGACGGCTCGATGACCGGCGGCATGGCGTTCGAGGGGCTCAACAACCTGGGCCACTCCGGGGCCCGGGCGGTGCTGGTGCTCAACGACAACGGCCGCTCCTACGCGCCCACGGTGTCGAAGCTGAGCGAGAGCCTGGCCCGCATCCGGGTCAACCCCACGTACCTGCGCAACCGGGCCCGGCTCGAGAAGGTGCTGCGGGACCTGCCGCTGGTAGGTGAGCTCGCGGAGCGGGGCTTCGACGGGGCGCTGGCGGGCCTGCGCGAGATGTTCGAGCCGCCGGCGTTCTTCGAGATGCTGGGCGTCCGCTACACCGGCCCGTTCGACGGCCACGATATCGCCGGGCTCGAGAAGGCCCTGGCCAACGCCGCCCAGTACGACGGCCCGATCGTGGTCCACGTGCTCACCCAGAAGGGCCGGGGCTACGCGCCCGCCGAGAACGACCCGATCAAGCGGCTCCACGACATGTCCGACGCCAAGCCGGGCAGCTTCACGGCGGCGTTCACCGAGGCGATCGTGAAGGAGGCCGACCACCGGCCCGAGCTGGTGGCGATCACCGCGGCGATGCCCGACTCCACGGGCCTGCTGCCGTTCAAGGACCGCTTCCCGGACCGCTTCCTCGACGTCGGCATCGCCGAGCAGCACGCCGTCACCGCGGCCGCCGGGATGGCGATGGGCGGCCTGCGCCCGGTCGTCGCCCTGTACTCCACGTTCCTCACCCGGGCCTTCGACCAGGTGAACCTCGACGTCGGCCTGCACGGCCAGCCGGTGGTGTTCTGCATCGACCGGGCCGGGATCACCGGTGACGACGGCGCCAGCCACCACGGCGTGCTCGACATGGTGCTGTGCTCGAAGGTGCCGGGGATGACGATCTTCGCCCCCTCGTCGTACCGCGAGATCGGCGTGATGCTGCACGACGCCCTGGAGCTGTGCGTCGACGGCCCCGCCGCCATCCGCTGGCCCAAGACGATGCCGGTCGACGACCCGACCGACGACGAGCACGGCTCGGGCCTCTCCGCCCGCAAGGTCCGCTCGGGCCACGACCTGTGCATCCTCGCCGTCGGCAAGATGCTGGGGGCCGCCCGTGACGCCGCCCGGTTGCTGGCCGACGACGGCATCGACGCCTCGGTCTGGGACGTGCGGGTGGTCAAGCCGCTCGACGAGGAGATGCTGGCCGACGCCGCCCACCACCGCCTCGTGATCACCGTCGAGGACGGCTACCGCGACGGCGGCGTCGGGGCGACGATGGCCGACCGGGTGCGCGAGCTCACCGACGGCGTGGTCGCCACCGAGGTGATGGGCATCCCCACCACTTACATCCCCCAGGGAAAACCCGACGAGATCCTGGCCGGTTTCGGCCTCGATGCTGCCGGAATACGCGACAAGGCCCGGACCAGATTTCTCCGGCCCGGGCCTCTCCCCCTGGTCGCCCCCAGCGGTGACGGGTTCACCCTATAA
- a CDS encoding phosphatase PAP2 family protein: MTTVEKTSAAADGGDDTSTGRPSAADLKLAWWHEVLYIVLVYIAYSAVRNQFGSGDGGFLPAETALNHGKAIIQLERNLHLYFEADLQQWYLRLPGHGLIRFWNVWYGLGHFVITSIALVLMFRRQPWRYRLWRNTLAATTLLALVGFASFSLMPPRLLDDPGVYGGCQVYGPSAQSLPFDAGTPPCDEFGYVDTVDVYGGWASFGSDEMASVSNQYAAMPSMHIGWSTWCALVLVPMLRRRWAKALAVAYPAFTLFDIMVTANHYWIDGLGGLLGLACGFGVAWLGTKWWTSRRLAVPGSPAVVG, translated from the coding sequence ATGACCACAGTAGAGAAGACGAGCGCAGCGGCCGACGGCGGGGACGACACGTCGACCGGACGACCCAGCGCCGCCGACCTCAAGCTCGCCTGGTGGCACGAGGTCCTCTACATCGTGCTCGTGTACATCGCCTACTCGGCGGTGCGGAACCAGTTCGGCTCGGGCGACGGCGGCTTCCTGCCCGCCGAGACCGCGCTCAACCACGGCAAGGCCATCATCCAGCTCGAGCGCAACCTGCACCTCTACTTCGAGGCCGACCTGCAGCAGTGGTACCTCCGCCTGCCCGGTCACGGCCTCATCCGCTTCTGGAACGTGTGGTACGGCCTGGGCCACTTCGTGATCACGTCGATCGCCCTGGTCCTGATGTTCCGCCGCCAGCCCTGGCGCTACCGCCTGTGGCGCAACACCCTGGCGGCGACGACGCTGCTCGCGCTCGTCGGCTTCGCCTCGTTCTCGCTGATGCCGCCCCGCCTGCTCGACGACCCCGGCGTCTACGGCGGCTGCCAGGTGTACGGACCGAGCGCTCAGAGCCTGCCCTTCGACGCCGGCACCCCGCCGTGCGACGAGTTCGGCTACGTCGACACGGTCGACGTGTACGGCGGCTGGGCGTCGTTCGGCAGCGACGAGATGGCCTCGGTGTCGAACCAGTACGCCGCCATGCCCAGCATGCACATCGGCTGGTCGACGTGGTGCGCCCTCGTGCTGGTGCCGATGCTGCGCCGCCGCTGGGCGAAAGCACTGGCGGTCGCGTACCCGGCGTTCACTTTGTTCGACATCATGGTGACGGCCAACCACTACTGGATCGACGGGCTGGGCGGGCTTCTCGGCCTCGCCTGCGGGTTCGGCGTGGCGTGGCTGGGCACCAAGTGGTGGACGAGCCGTCGCCTCGCGGTCCCCGGCTCACCCGCCGTGGTCGGCTGA
- a CDS encoding lysylphosphatidylglycerol synthase transmembrane domain-containing protein, translated as MGLRILVSLVMLAVLIANVPSFDWGVLVPEWTVATVLWLTLAAALTLVGFVLSALRWQKVLDALEIHTDLRRLVRHYLAGQFVSNVLPTTIGGDVLRVSRLSKDTGESPGTFASVVLERMTGWLVLPVITIFGFAVNPGLRHLGEATGIALAIAFGTLLLLVGLLVAVASQRIGGRFGANQGWRRFAGAVHLGVTRLREQPRAAANVLLAGFAYQLALVLAALAASHALGLKPAGLTALLAFFPAVLIAQVMPVPTISGLGVREGAFVLFLGPLGVAQEQAIALGLLLYLLNLGVSLLGAPAFAAGGGSRASEPVSTPIAA; from the coding sequence ATGGGGCTGAGGATCCTGGTGAGCCTCGTGATGCTGGCCGTCCTGATCGCGAACGTCCCCTCGTTCGACTGGGGCGTGCTGGTGCCCGAGTGGACCGTGGCCACCGTCCTGTGGCTGACGCTCGCCGCCGCGCTCACGCTGGTCGGCTTCGTGCTCTCCGCCCTGCGGTGGCAGAAGGTGCTCGACGCCCTCGAGATCCACACCGACCTGCGCCGCCTCGTCCGCCACTACCTGGCCGGCCAGTTCGTCTCCAACGTGCTGCCCACCACCATCGGCGGCGACGTGCTGCGGGTGAGCCGGCTGTCGAAGGACACCGGCGAGTCGCCCGGCACGTTCGCATCGGTGGTGCTCGAACGCATGACCGGCTGGCTGGTGCTGCCGGTCATCACCATCTTCGGCTTCGCCGTGAACCCGGGCCTGCGCCACCTCGGCGAGGCCACCGGCATCGCCCTCGCGATCGCCTTCGGCACGCTGCTGCTGCTCGTGGGCCTGCTCGTCGCCGTCGCCAGCCAGCGCATCGGCGGCCGTTTCGGCGCCAACCAGGGTTGGCGGCGCTTCGCCGGCGCCGTCCACCTCGGTGTCACCCGGTTGCGCGAGCAGCCGCGCGCCGCGGCCAACGTCCTGCTGGCCGGCTTCGCCTACCAGCTCGCCCTCGTGCTGGCCGCGCTCGCTGCATCGCACGCCCTGGGCCTCAAGCCCGCCGGACTGACCGCGCTGCTGGCGTTCTTCCCGGCCGTGCTGATCGCCCAGGTGATGCCGGTGCCCACGATCTCCGGGCTGGGCGTGCGCGAGGGGGCGTTCGTGCTCTTCCTCGGGCCGCTGGGCGTGGCGCAGGAGCAGGCGATCGCCCTGGGCCTGCTGCTCTACCTGCTCAACCTCGGGGTGAGCCTGCTGGGCGCCCCGGCGTTCGCGGCCGGTGGCGGTTCCCGGGCGAGCGAGCCCGTCAGCACCCCCATCGCGGCATGA
- a CDS encoding hotdog domain-containing protein, which yields MGPDDTAVALHSGEVAVLATPRLIALCEEASLDAVAGLIPEGHTTVGMRVQLDHLAPTAVGCSITAEATLERVEGRRLTFTVSANDDRGLVAAGKVTRVVVAVDQFLAKCS from the coding sequence GTGGGACCGGACGATACGGCGGTGGCGCTGCACTCGGGAGAAGTCGCGGTGCTGGCCACGCCGCGACTCATCGCGCTGTGCGAGGAGGCGTCGCTCGACGCCGTCGCCGGCCTGATCCCCGAGGGTCACACGACCGTCGGGATGCGGGTGCAGCTCGACCACCTCGCGCCCACCGCGGTGGGCTGCTCGATCACCGCCGAAGCGACGCTGGAGAGGGTCGAGGGTCGGCGACTGACCTTCACGGTCTCCGCCAACGACGACCGCGGCCTCGTCGCCGCCGGCAAGGTGACCCGCGTGGTGGTGGCGGTGGATCAGTTCCTCGCGAAGTGCAGCTGA
- a CDS encoding TldD/PmbA family protein codes for MIQRTLGAALRTGGDFAEVFVEDKRSSSAMFDDGRVEELSSGRDRGAGIRVVVGDTTGFAHTADLSEGGLRSAAEAAAAAARGGGGGVRTVELTRQETTPPNPVGVYPESVGKGTKVELLRRADEAARSEGGSIKQVRARYGDSRRQILVANSDGLLAGDDQVRTLFVVSTVAFGDTGMQTGYESVGRTVGFELFDTYEVEDIARTSARRAITKLDARPAPSGTLPVVIGPGGGGVLFHEACGHGLEKDLVDKGASVFKGRMGQQVASPLVTLVDDGTMAEEWGAYGIDDEGTPAQRNVLIQDGVLTDYMWDFLRSRKAGRQLSGNGRRQSYQHLPMVRMTNTYMLGGKDDPASIVASTENGVYVSHLGGGQVNTASGDFVFGMTEAYLIEDGKITDPIREGNLIGNGPKVLTEIDAVGNDFAMGSPGMCGKDGQGVPVGDGVPTLRVQALTVGGTAA; via the coding sequence GTGATCCAACGAACCCTCGGTGCCGCGTTGCGCACCGGAGGCGACTTCGCCGAGGTGTTCGTCGAGGACAAGCGGTCGTCGTCGGCCATGTTCGACGACGGGCGCGTCGAGGAGCTGTCGTCCGGTCGAGACCGTGGCGCCGGCATCCGGGTGGTCGTCGGTGACACCACCGGGTTCGCCCACACCGCCGACCTCTCGGAGGGCGGCCTGCGGTCGGCCGCCGAGGCTGCGGCTGCGGCCGCTCGTGGCGGTGGCGGCGGGGTCCGCACCGTCGAGCTGACCCGGCAGGAGACCACGCCGCCCAACCCGGTCGGGGTGTACCCGGAGTCGGTGGGCAAGGGCACGAAGGTCGAGCTGCTGCGCCGGGCCGACGAGGCCGCCCGCTCCGAGGGCGGGTCGATCAAGCAGGTCCGGGCCCGCTACGGCGACTCCCGCCGCCAGATCCTGGTGGCCAACAGCGACGGCCTCCTCGCCGGCGACGACCAGGTGCGCACGCTGTTCGTGGTGTCCACCGTGGCGTTCGGCGACACCGGCATGCAGACCGGCTACGAGTCGGTCGGGCGCACGGTCGGCTTCGAGCTGTTCGACACCTACGAGGTCGAGGACATCGCCCGCACGTCGGCCCGCCGGGCCATCACCAAGCTCGACGCCCGCCCGGCGCCGTCGGGCACGCTGCCGGTGGTCATCGGCCCCGGGGGCGGCGGCGTGCTGTTCCACGAGGCCTGCGGGCACGGGCTGGAGAAGGACCTGGTCGACAAGGGTGCCTCCGTGTTCAAGGGGCGGATGGGCCAGCAGGTGGCGTCGCCGCTGGTCACGCTGGTCGACGACGGCACGATGGCCGAGGAGTGGGGCGCCTACGGCATCGACGACGAGGGCACGCCGGCCCAGCGCAACGTCCTCATCCAGGACGGCGTGCTGACCGACTACATGTGGGACTTCCTGCGCTCCCGCAAGGCAGGGCGGCAGCTGTCGGGCAACGGCCGCCGGCAGAGCTACCAGCACCTGCCGATGGTGCGGATGACCAACACCTACATGCTCGGCGGCAAGGACGACCCCGCGTCGATCGTCGCCTCCACCGAGAACGGCGTCTACGTGTCGCACCTGGGCGGCGGGCAGGTGAACACGGCGTCGGGCGACTTCGTGTTCGGCATGACCGAGGCCTACCTGATCGAGGACGGCAAGATCACCGACCCGATCCGGGAGGGCAACCTGATCGGCAACGGCCCCAAGGTGCTCACCGAGATCGACGCCGTGGGCAACGACTTCGCCATGGGAAGCCCGGGGATGTGCGGCAAGGACGGCCAGGGCGTCCCCGTGGGCGACGGCGTCCCCACCCTGCGGGTGCAGGCGCTGACCGTCGGCGGCACCGCAGCATGA